In Bradyrhizobium sp. WBOS07, the genomic window CAAACCGGCTGTGCCGCCGCTGACCGGCGACCTCGCCGCGCTGAAGGACGCGATCGACCTCACGCGCAAGGGCAAGGGCGAGGATGCTAGCGCGGCGCGCGAGCGCATTGCCGATCCCGCCGGGCAGAAGCTCGCGGACTGGTTCATGCTGCGCCATTCCGAGAGCACGGCGAATTTCAAGCGCTACGCCGCGTTCCTCGCGGCCAATCCGGACTGGCCGAGCCGCACGCTGCTGCGCCGCCGTGCCGAGGCGCGGCTGTGGCAGGAGAAGAGCGACGCAGCCACCGTGCACAAATTCACCATGGACCGGCCGATCAGCGCCAAGGGCAAGTTCGCGCTCGCCCGCGTGCTGCGCGCTGAAGGCGATACCGATCGGGCCGCGCATCTGGTGCGCGAGGCCTGGCGCACGGACGAATTGTCCGAGCGCAGCGAGCAGGATTCCTACGACGCGTTCGGAGATCTCCTCACCGCGGACGATCATCGCGCCCGCATGGACAAGCGGCTCGGTGCCAAGGATTACGCGGCTGCGCGGCGCGCCGCGAAACGGCTCGGCGAGGACGCGCTCGCGATCGTCAAGGCCTGCGCCGCCGTGACCGGCAAGGCCAGCAAGGCCAAGGATTATCTCGAGGACGTGCCGGGCGAAGCGCGGCGCGATCTCGGCTATGAGCTATGCCGCGCTCAATGGCACCTTCAGAACGATCGTATCGACGATGCCGCCGAGGTGATCCTGGCCGCTGCACCCGAGACCATGGCGGCGCAGGACACCGATGCCTGGTGGCGCGAGCGGCGCATGCTTGCGCGCAAGCTGCTCGACCAGGGCAAGTTCAAGACCGCCTATGACGTGGTGCGCACGGCTGCGGTGCCGGACAAGGAAGTCTATCGCGTCGACTATCATTTCATGTGCGGCTGGATCGCGCTACGCTTCCTCGACGATCCCAGGACGGCGATGGTGCACTTCGTCGCCGTCGACGAGGGCTCGGCCAATCCGATCGCGCTGTCGCGCGCCCATTACTGGCGCGGCCGCGCCGCCGAGGCGATGGGTGCTACGGCCGATGCGCGCATGAGCTATCGGGCGGCCTCGCGCTATCCGACCGCCTATTACGGCCAGCTGGCGCGCGCCAAGCTCGGCCTCGACCGCGTCGAGCTGCGTGCGCCCGCGCATGTCCTGGCCGCCGCAGATACGCCACCCGCGGACGAGCGCGTGCGCGCCGCCGACATGCTCTACGGCATCGGCGAGCGCGACCTGGTGTTCTATTACGCCGAGGACTTTGCCAAGGAGAGCACCGACGTCGCCGCGCTCGAAGCGCTCGGCGAGCTCGCCCGGCGTCGCAACGATGCCCGCGTGATGCTGGAGGTCGGCAAGACGGCGCTGTCGCGCGGGCTCGCGCTCGACCATTACGCCTTTCCCACCATCGGTATCCCCGAGCACAAGCAGGTCGCGCCCGCGATCGATACCAGCGTGATCTATTCGGTGGCGCGCACCGAGAGCTCGTTCGAGCAGCGCGACAAATCGCATGCCAACGCGGTCGGGCTGATGCAGGTGACGCCGGTAGCGGGACGCGACACCGCAAAGCGCTTCGGCCTGACTTACGATTGGGACAGGATGGTCTCCGATCCCGTCTACAACACGCAGATGGGCGCCGCCGAGCTCAGCGCGCTCTTCTCGGAATATCGCGGCAACCAGATCATGACCTTCGCCGGCTACAATGCCGGCCGCGGCCGCGTGCGCGATTGGGTGCAGGCGCGTGGCGACCCCCGGGATCCCAAGGTCGACCCGGTCGACTGGGTCGAGCGCATCCCGCTGTCGGAGACGCGCAACTACGTCCAGCGCGTGATCGAGAACGTGCTGGTCTATCGCGCGCGGTTCGAGGATAGCAGCATGGTCGCCGGCAAGAGCGACGAACGCGTCGTGACGAAGGATGCCAGCGCGATGCCGGTGGATTAAGCGCCGGCCTCGTAGGGTGGGCAAAAGCGCGCAAGCGCCGTGCCCACGATCGTTTGGTGGGCACGCTGCGCTTTGCCCACCCTACGACAGCATCTCAATCCACCTTGATGTTCGCCGCCTTGATGATCGGCCACCATTTTGCGATCTCGGCCTTCTGCCTTGTGCCGAGCGCTTCGGGGGCGAGCTGGTCCTTCGGCGTCATCTCCAGACCCTGGTTTTCGAGCTGCTTCCTCACGGCGGGATCGTTCAGCGCTTCCACGGCCGCGGCGTTGAGCTTTGCCACGATCTCCTTCGGCGTGCCCTTCGGAACCCACATGCCCGACCACAGCGTCATGTTGAAGCCCTTCAGGCCCGCCTCCTCCACGGTCGGGATCTCCGGCGCCGAGGCCAGGCGCTTGCTGTCGGTGATGCCGTAGGCGCGGATGGTGCCGGCGCGGACCTGACCGATCGAGTTGGAGGCCTGGTCGACCATGATGTCGATCTGGCCGGCGATCAGGTCGTTCAGCGCGGGCGCGGTGCCGCGATACGGCACGTATTGCAGCTTGACGCCGGAGATGCTTTCCAAATAGACGCCGGCAATGTGGCTGCCGGAGCCGGCGCCGGCGGTGCCCGCCGTCGGCGCCGAGCTGCGCGATTTCAGCCACTCGATCAGCTCCTTCAGCGACGTCGCGGGCACCGCATTCTTGCTGACGACCATCATCGGATTGCTCGGCAGCAGCACCACCGGCTCGAGATCGGCGACGAGATCGAACTTGAGCTTGTAGACGGCGCCGTTGGCGACGTGGGTGCCGAGATGGCCGAACGAGATGGTGTAGCCGTCCGGCGGCGATTGCACGGCGCGGCCGACGCCGATCGAGCCGCCGGCGCCGGTGACGTTCTCGATCACCACGGGCTGGCCGAGCGGCACCCGCATGCGCTCGGCAAGCACGCGCGCCATCGCATCGGACGGTCCGCCCGCCGCGAACGGCACGATGATGGTGATCGGACGGGTGGGATAGTCATCGGCGCGCGCGGCGCCGACAGCAGCGAGAACAGCAAACAGCGCAGCCCAGACGGCCTTCGTCATTGTCTTCTCCCCAGCGATGTCTTTGTTGTTTTTTGGCCCTCTGCCCGCGTACGGGAAGAGGGATCGTGCGTAGCCTATCCCGCGCTAGAACTGCGCGTAATCGATCGGCTTGTGGCGGTCGAGCGTGCGGGTGACCGGCGGCAGCGGATATTTCAGGCCGGTGGCGCAGTTGAACAGCATGACGCGGTCCCCCTTCGAGACGCGGCCGTCGGCAAGGCTCTCCTTGTAGGCGGCGTAGGTGGCGGCGCCCTCGGGACAGAGCAGCAGCCCCTCCTCGCGCGCGACTTCGTTCAATGCCGCCGAGATCTTGTCGTCGTCGACCGCGATGGCAAAGCCCTTGCTCTCGCGCACCGCGCGCAGGATCAGGAAATCGCCGATCGCCTGCGGCACGCGGATGCCAGAAGCGATGGTGTGGGCGTCCTCCCAGCGCGTCGCGTGCTCGGTGCCGGCCTCAAAGGCCCGCACCATCGGCGCGCAGCCGGAGGCCTGCACCGCGACCATGCGCGGGCGCTTTGAGCCGATGAAGCCGATCTTCTCCAGCTCGTCGAACGCCTTCCACATGCCGATCAGGCCGGTGCCGCCGCCGGTCGGATAGAAGATCACGTCCGGCACGTCCCAGCCGAGCTGCTCGGCGAGCTCGAGGCCCATCGTCTTCTTGCCCTCGATACGGTACGGCTCCTTCAAGGTCGAGGTGTCGAACCAGCCGACCTTGGCCTTGCCCTCGCCGACGATCTTGCCGCAATCGTCGATATAGCCGTTGACGCGGTAGACCGTGGCGCCCTGCAGCTCGATCTCGCTGACGTTCACCTCTGGCGTATCCGCCGGGCAGAAGATCGTGGTCTTGATGCCGCAGCTCGTGGCGTAGGCCGCCAGCGCTGCGCCAGCATTGCCGTTGGTCGGCATCGCCATGTGCTTGATGCCGAGCGCCTTGCCCATCGACACCGCCATGACGAGGCCGCGCGCCTTGAACGAGCCGGTCGGCAGCCGTCCCTCGTCCTTGACGATGATCTCGCCGCCGCCGAGCTTCTTAGCCAATTTGGGCAGCCGGATCAGCGGCGTGGTGACCTCGCCGAGCGAGACGATGTCCTGGCACTTGCGCACCGGCAAGAGCTCGCGGTAGCGCCACATGTCGCCCGGCCGCTGCGCGAGGGCGTCCTTGGTCAGCGCCTTCTTCACGCCCGCAAGATCGTAGCGCACCAGCAACGGCTTGCCGGCCTTGGAGAGATTATGGACCTGGTCGGCGGCGTAGTGATCGCCCTCCATCGCGCATTCGAGATGGGTGACGAAGGTCGAGCGTTCGATGGTGAGGTTGTCGTTGTCGCGCATGCTGCTTCTTTCTTCTTGCTTGTTCAAACCGCTCTTCCACGCGTCATTGCGAGGAGCCCGCGACAAAATTGCGAAGCAATTTTGCGCTGGTGCGACGGAGCAATCCAGACGCTTTCCGCGGAGGCAGTCTGGATTGCTTCGCTTCGCTCGCAATGACGGCAGTCGTCATATGTTCAACACCCGCCCATACGCATCCAGCACGGCTTCCTTCATCATCTCCGACAGGGTCGGATGCGGGAACACGGCGTGCATCAGCTCCTCTTCCGTCGTCTCCAAATTCATGGCGACGACGTAACCCTGGATCAGCTCGGTGACCTCCGCGCCGACCATGTGGGCCCCGAGCAGCTGGCCGGTCTTCTTGTCGAAGATGACCTTGACGAGGCCCTGGTCCTCGCCGAGCGCGATGGCCTTGCCGTTGCCGACGAAGGGGAAGCGGCCGACGCGGATCTCGCGGCCGTTCTCCTTGGCCTTGGCTTCCGTGAGGCCGACCGAGGCGACCTGCGGCTGGCAATAGGTGCAGCCCGGGATCAGATTCTTGTCCATGGGATGCGGGTTGAGGCCCTTGATCGCCTCGACGCAGATCACGCCCTCATGCTCGGCCTTGTGCGCGAGCATGGGGGGACCCGCGACGTCGCCGATAGCGTAGATGCCGGGAACGTTGGTCTTGCCGTAGCCGTCCACGACGATGATGCCGCGGTCGGTCTTCACCCCGAGCTTTTCCAGGCCGAGATTCTCGATGTTGCCGACGACGCCGACCGCCGAGATCACGCGCTCGAACTCGGTCGTGACCGGCTTGCCCTTGCCGTCGTCGATGGTGGCGACGACGCTGTCGGCCTTCTTCTCGAGCTTGGTCACTTTGGTCGAGGACATGATCTTGATGCCCTGCTTCTCGAGCCGCTTGCGCGCGAGGCCTGCGATCTCGGCGTCCTCGACCGGCAGGATCTGCGGCAGCACCTCGACCACGGTGACATCGCTTCCCATGGTGTGGAAGAACGAGGCGAACTCGATTCCGATCGCGCCGGAGCCGACCACCAGCAGCGACTTCGGCATCCGCTCCGGCACCATCGCCTCGAAATAGGTCCAGACCAGCTTCTTGTCGGGCTCGAGCCCCGGCAACACGCGCGGCCGTGCGCCGGTTGCGACGATGATGTGCTTGGCCTGATAGCTCCCCTCGCCCAGCGCGCCCTTCGGCGCTTCGACGTCGGACTTCTTTACGGTGACCTTGCCGGGCGCGTCGATCGAGGCGGCGCCCCAGATCACGCTGACCTTGTTCTTCTTCATCAGGAAGCCGACACCGTCGTTGAGGCGCTTGGAGACGCCGCGCGAGCGCTGCACCACGGCTTTCGGATCGAACGAGATCTTCTCTGCCGACAGGCCATAATCCTTGGCGTGCTGCATGTAGTGATAGATCTCGGCCGAACGCAGCAGCGCTTTGGTCGGGATGCAGCCCCAGTTCAGGCAGATGCCGCCGAGGTAGGACTTTTCGACGATCGCGGTCTTGAAGCCGAGCTGCGCGGCGCGGATCGCAGTGACGTAGCCGCCGGGACCGGAGCCGATGATGATGACGTCGAAGGATGTGTCGGCCATGGCGGCTCCCGTTCAACTCAAGAGGCGCCGCGGGCGCGGCGCTTGAAGACAATCAATCTGACCAGCCATTCAATGATCCCGATCAGGACCAGAATGGCCAGCGCGCTCAACACGATCGGTTGAGCGATGTTCCGCGACAGCTGCTCCCCCGAGAAGAAGGCGGACCGAAGAAAATCGAGCCCAACCGGGTTGAGCGCGACGACCGCGCCGAGCAGCAGCGATATCCATGGCCAGCGGGTTCGGACATGCAAGGTTGCCCCCTCTGCCGCCGCGTCAAACCATCATCATGACGGGGTTTTCGATCAGCTGCTTGAAGGCGCCGATCAGCTCGGCGCCGAGCGCACCGTCGATGGCGCGGTGATCGCAGGACAAGGTCACGCTCATCATGTGCGCGATCTCGATCTTGCCGCCGCGCACGACGGGACGTTCCTCGCTGGTGCCGACCGCCAGGATGGTCGCATGCGGCGGGTTGATCACGGCTGTGAAGTGGCTGATGCCGTACATGCCGAGGTTGGAGACGGCGGTGGTGCCGCCCTGGTATTCCTCGGGCTTCAATTTGCGCGAGCGTGCGCGCGCGGCAAAATCCTTCATCTCGTTGGAGATGGTCGAGAGCGTCTTGGTCTCGGCCTTGCGGATGATCGGCGTAATCAGGCCGCCCGGCATCGCGACGGCAACGCCGACGTCGGAATGGTGATGCTTGACCATGCCGCTTTCGGTCCAGCTGACGTTGCAGTTCGGGATCTTCTGCAGCGCCACCGCCATCGCCTTGATGACGAAGTCGTTGACCGAGATCTTGTAGAGCGGCTTCTTCTCCTTGTCCTTGGGAGCTGCGGCATTGATCTCCTCGCGGGCAGTGAGCAGCTTGCCGATGTCGCAGTCGATGGTGAGGTAGAAGTGCGGGACGTTCTGGATCGAGGCGGTCAGGCGCTGCGCGATGGTGCGGCGCATGCCGTCATGCGGGACGATCTCGTAGGAGCCCGGCTCGAACAGCGACAGGATCTGCTTGTCCGACATGGTGGGCGCGATCGCGGGCGCGCCCGACGGGGTTGCGGCGGGTGCCTTGAGACCCTTGCCCGATTTGGCCTGCTCGACGTCGCGTGCGACCACGCGGCCGTGCGGACCGGTGCCGGTGACCATGCCGACGTCGATGCCGGCTTCCTTGGCGAGGCGTCGCGCCAGCGGTGACGAGAACACACGGCCGCCATGGCCGTTGCTCTGCGCGGCCGGAGCTGCGGCCTGCGGCGCGGGAGCCGCAGGCGGCGGAGCGGCCTTGAGCGCGGCAGGTGCGGGCGCGGGAGCTGGCGCAGCAGCAGGAGCTTCAGCGGGCTTCTCCGCTTTCGGCGGCGCGGCCGAAGCGCTCGGCTTGGCGCTCCCCGCGGCCTTCACGTCCTCGCCCTCGCCGGCAAGCACCGCGATCACGTCGTTGACCGGGACGTCCTGCGTGCCCTCGGGCACCAGGATCTTGGCGATCGTGCCCTCGTCGATGGCCTCGACCTCCATGGTCGCCTTGTCGGTCTCGATCTCGGCGATCACGTCGCCGGACTTGACCTTGTCGCCTTCCTTCTTCAGCCATTTGGCGAGGTTGCCCTTCTCCATCGTCGGCGAGAGAGCGGGCATCAGGATGTTGATGGGCATGCTGACCTCAAGAAGAACTTTGCAAAACGTCGTCTTTCGACAGCGAAGACGACCAGGTTTAGTTGCCGATGTCGCCCTGCCACAGGCGCTCATTGGCAGGGATGGAACGCCAATTCTTCATCATGGTGATGGAGCGGTCGTCGGCAAGGTCGATCCAGGGGATACCGAACTTGTCGAGGATGTCCTTGGAGCCTTCGAAGGTGACGGATTCTCCGATCACCACCAGCTTGACCTTGAACAGCCCGAGCGCACCCGCGCACATCGAGCACGGCGACAATGTGGTGTACATGACGGTGTCGTGAAACGAGATCGCGCCGGCCTCGCGCAGGCAGCTCATCTCGCCGTGCAGGATCGGATTGTTCTCCTGCACGCGGTTGTTGTGGCCGCGGGCGATGATCTTGTTGTCGCGCGTCAGCACCGCGCCGATCGGCAGGCCGCCTTGCGCGATCGAAGCCTCGGCCTCGCGGATCGCCTCCAGCATGAAATCGAAATGATAGGATTCAATCGCCACGATCAGTGCCCCTTGCCGCGCGGCGTCGTCGTGCCGGTGTCGGTGGGACGCTCGATCTCGGCCTGGAACATCTCGAGGATCCGGTTCAACGCGTCCTCCTCGGTGTATTCGCTCTCGCGCGCATAGGCGCGCGCGGCATGGCGGGCGAGATCGACGAGCAGGAGGCCCCACATGTCGGGCTCCTCGAAGGCGCGCTGGAACGCCATCGACAGCCCGCCGTCCAGCACGAACACGCGCAGGATCTCGACCGCATCGTCGCGGGCCATGACGTCGGGCGGCAGTGGCTGCTCCTTGGGGCCCGCCATGGTCTACCTGTAGCAGACGGCTTTGGCGGCCTCGACGACCTCGGCCGCCGACGGCAGCGCGAGCTTCTCCAGGTTCGCCGCATACGGCATCGGCACGTCCTTGCCGGAAACGCGCGTCACCGGCGCGTCCAGATAATCGAAGGCGTTCTCCATGATGCGCGCGGCGATCTCGGCGCCGACGCCGCTCTGCGCCCAGCCCTCTTCCACCGTCACCGCACGCCCGGTCTTCTTCACCGAGTTGACGATGGTCTCGGTGTCCATCGGGCGCAGCGTACGCAGGTCGATCACCTCGGCCTCGATGCCGTCCTTGGCGAGCTCGTCGGCGGCCTTCAGCGCATAGGTCATGCCGTTCGACCAGGAGATGATCGTGACATGGCTGCCGGCGCGCACGATGCGCGCCTTGCCGATCGGGATGATGAAATCCTCCAGCTTGGGGACTTCGCCGGTGTGGCCGTAGAGCACCTCGTTCTCGAGGAAGATCACCGGATTGGGATCGCGGATCGCGGCCTTGAGCAGGCCC contains:
- a CDS encoding lytic transglycosylase domain-containing protein; the encoded protein is MNQCLRSLACVVAVAALALVPTGLAAKSSHKSSTPKKTHEAKAGKQRHAAAKSSAKSRHGKHAEAKRKSKTIDEPSSKPAVPPLTGDLAALKDAIDLTRKGKGEDASAARERIADPAGQKLADWFMLRHSESTANFKRYAAFLAANPDWPSRTLLRRRAEARLWQEKSDAATVHKFTMDRPISAKGKFALARVLRAEGDTDRAAHLVREAWRTDELSERSEQDSYDAFGDLLTADDHRARMDKRLGAKDYAAARRAAKRLGEDALAIVKACAAVTGKASKAKDYLEDVPGEARRDLGYELCRAQWHLQNDRIDDAAEVILAAAPETMAAQDTDAWWRERRMLARKLLDQGKFKTAYDVVRTAAVPDKEVYRVDYHFMCGWIALRFLDDPRTAMVHFVAVDEGSANPIALSRAHYWRGRAAEAMGATADARMSYRAASRYPTAYYGQLARAKLGLDRVELRAPAHVLAAADTPPADERVRAADMLYGIGERDLVFYYAEDFAKESTDVAALEALGELARRRNDARVMLEVGKTALSRGLALDHYAFPTIGIPEHKQVAPAIDTSVIYSVARTESSFEQRDKSHANAVGLMQVTPVAGRDTAKRFGLTYDWDRMVSDPVYNTQMGAAELSALFSEYRGNQIMTFAGYNAGRGRVRDWVQARGDPRDPKVDPVDWVERIPLSETRNYVQRVIENVLVYRARFEDSSMVAGKSDERVVTKDASAMPVD
- a CDS encoding tripartite tricarboxylate transporter substrate binding protein BugD produces the protein MTKAVWAALFAVLAAVGAARADDYPTRPITIIVPFAAGGPSDAMARVLAERMRVPLGQPVVIENVTGAGGSIGVGRAVQSPPDGYTISFGHLGTHVANGAVYKLKFDLVADLEPVVLLPSNPMMVVSKNAVPATSLKELIEWLKSRSSAPTAGTAGAGSGSHIAGVYLESISGVKLQYVPYRGTAPALNDLIAGQIDIMVDQASNSIGQVRAGTIRAYGITDSKRLASAPEIPTVEEAGLKGFNMTLWSGMWVPKGTPKEIVAKLNAAAVEALNDPAVRKQLENQGLEMTPKDQLAPEALGTRQKAEIAKWWPIIKAANIKVD
- a CDS encoding threonine synthase, with the protein product MRDNDNLTIERSTFVTHLECAMEGDHYAADQVHNLSKAGKPLLVRYDLAGVKKALTKDALAQRPGDMWRYRELLPVRKCQDIVSLGEVTTPLIRLPKLAKKLGGGEIIVKDEGRLPTGSFKARGLVMAVSMGKALGIKHMAMPTNGNAGAALAAYATSCGIKTTIFCPADTPEVNVSEIELQGATVYRVNGYIDDCGKIVGEGKAKVGWFDTSTLKEPYRIEGKKTMGLELAEQLGWDVPDVIFYPTGGGTGLIGMWKAFDELEKIGFIGSKRPRMVAVQASGCAPMVRAFEAGTEHATRWEDAHTIASGIRVPQAIGDFLILRAVRESKGFAIAVDDDKISAALNEVAREEGLLLCPEGAATYAAYKESLADGRVSKGDRVMLFNCATGLKYPLPPVTRTLDRHKPIDYAQF
- the lpdA gene encoding dihydrolipoyl dehydrogenase gives rise to the protein MADTSFDVIIIGSGPGGYVTAIRAAQLGFKTAIVEKSYLGGICLNWGCIPTKALLRSAEIYHYMQHAKDYGLSAEKISFDPKAVVQRSRGVSKRLNDGVGFLMKKNKVSVIWGAASIDAPGKVTVKKSDVEAPKGALGEGSYQAKHIIVATGARPRVLPGLEPDKKLVWTYFEAMVPERMPKSLLVVGSGAIGIEFASFFHTMGSDVTVVEVLPQILPVEDAEIAGLARKRLEKQGIKIMSSTKVTKLEKKADSVVATIDDGKGKPVTTEFERVISAVGVVGNIENLGLEKLGVKTDRGIIVVDGYGKTNVPGIYAIGDVAGPPMLAHKAEHEGVICVEAIKGLNPHPMDKNLIPGCTYCQPQVASVGLTEAKAKENGREIRVGRFPFVGNGKAIALGEDQGLVKVIFDKKTGQLLGAHMVGAEVTELIQGYVVAMNLETTEEELMHAVFPHPTLSEMMKEAVLDAYGRVLNI
- a CDS encoding pyruvate dehydrogenase complex dihydrolipoamide acetyltransferase; its protein translation is MPINILMPALSPTMEKGNLAKWLKKEGDKVKSGDVIAEIETDKATMEVEAIDEGTIAKILVPEGTQDVPVNDVIAVLAGEGEDVKAAGSAKPSASAAPPKAEKPAEAPAAAPAPAPAPAALKAAPPPAAPAPQAAAPAAQSNGHGGRVFSSPLARRLAKEAGIDVGMVTGTGPHGRVVARDVEQAKSGKGLKAPAATPSGAPAIAPTMSDKQILSLFEPGSYEIVPHDGMRRTIAQRLTASIQNVPHFYLTIDCDIGKLLTAREEINAAAPKDKEKKPLYKISVNDFVIKAMAVALQKIPNCNVSWTESGMVKHHHSDVGVAVAMPGGLITPIIRKAETKTLSTISNEMKDFAARARSRKLKPEEYQGGTTAVSNLGMYGISHFTAVINPPHATILAVGTSEERPVVRGGKIEIAHMMSVTLSCDHRAIDGALGAELIGAFKQLIENPVMMMV
- a CDS encoding nucleoside deaminase; amino-acid sequence: MAIESYHFDFMLEAIREAEASIAQGGLPIGAVLTRDNKIIARGHNNRVQENNPILHGEMSCLREAGAISFHDTVMYTTLSPCSMCAGALGLFKVKLVVIGESVTFEGSKDILDKFGIPWIDLADDRSITMMKNWRSIPANERLWQGDIGN
- a CDS encoding DUF5076 domain-containing protein; this translates as MAGPKEQPLPPDVMARDDAVEILRVFVLDGGLSMAFQRAFEEPDMWGLLLVDLARHAARAYARESEYTEEDALNRILEMFQAEIERPTDTGTTTPRGKGH